In a genomic window of Bordetella petrii:
- a CDS encoding ethylbenzene dehydrogenase-related protein, which yields MKKTLLGGAMGAALILAASAAQAAAPANWSAVPGTEITLFYPGISAAEWITKGTEHGGARALKKGETCIECHSEEVANMGQLIASGQKLEPSPIAGKAPSIRVKVQAAHDDQHLYLRFSWTQPQASGAAAMDATNPIKLAYMLEAGGKVELANAGGCWGACHGDARTMPGAADSKTKYVKGGSLADGVFYDLNQWRSGENKGYDGYIAGERVMEGGQALVAAQGKLDGDIWTVEFTRKLTGGEGDVNLEPGKTYNFGVAIHDDHSAGRYHHVSLGYHLGIGAAADITAARQ from the coding sequence ATGAAAAAAACCCTGCTCGGCGGCGCCATGGGCGCCGCGCTCATCCTGGCCGCCAGCGCCGCCCAGGCTGCTGCCCCGGCCAACTGGAGCGCCGTGCCCGGCACCGAAATCACCCTGTTCTATCCGGGCATCTCGGCCGCGGAATGGATAACCAAAGGCACCGAACACGGCGGCGCGCGCGCCCTGAAAAAGGGCGAGACCTGCATCGAGTGTCACTCTGAAGAAGTCGCCAACATGGGCCAGCTGATCGCCAGCGGCCAGAAGCTGGAGCCCTCCCCCATAGCCGGCAAGGCGCCTTCGATCCGGGTCAAGGTGCAGGCTGCCCACGACGACCAGCACCTGTATTTGCGCTTCAGCTGGACCCAGCCGCAGGCTTCGGGCGCGGCCGCGATGGACGCCACCAACCCGATCAAGCTCGCCTACATGCTTGAAGCGGGCGGCAAGGTCGAGCTGGCCAATGCCGGCGGCTGCTGGGGCGCCTGCCATGGCGACGCGCGCACCATGCCCGGCGCGGCCGACAGCAAAACCAAGTACGTCAAGGGCGGATCGCTTGCCGACGGCGTGTTCTACGATCTGAACCAATGGCGCAGCGGTGAAAACAAGGGCTACGACGGCTATATCGCCGGCGAGCGCGTCATGGAAGGCGGCCAGGCCCTGGTGGCGGCGCAGGGCAAGCTCGACGGCGACATCTGGACGGTCGAGTTCACCCGCAAACTCACGGGCGGCGAGGGCGATGTCAATCTCGAGCCGGGCAAGACCTACAACTTCGGCGTGGCCATCCACGACGACCATAGCGCCGGCCGCTATCACCACGTATCTTTGGGCTACCACCTGGGCATTGGCGCCGCGGCCGACATCACCGCGGCGCGCCAGTAG
- a CDS encoding cbb3-type cytochrome c oxidase subunit I, which produces MNAANPHLKFASQAVAKPYFVFALILFVGQILFGLVMGLQYVVGDFLFPVIPFNVARMVHTNLLIVWLLFGFMGAAYYLIPEEADRELHSPKLALALFWIFAVAGVLTILGYLLLPYAGLAALTGNDVLPTMGREFLEQPTITKAGIVVVALGFLYNIGMTLLKGRKTAISMVMMTGLIGLAVLFLFSFYNPENLARDKYYWWWVVHLWVEGVWELIMGSMLAFVLIKITGVDREVVEKWLYVIIGMALITGIIGTGHHYFWIGAPGVWLWLGSIFSALEPLPFFAMVLFAWNMMNRRRRQHPNRAASYWAIGTTVTAFLGAGVWGFLHTLAPVNYYTHGTQITAAHGHLAFYGAYVMIVLTMISYAMPRLRGVGEAPPACAQRMELWGFWLMTISMLAITLLLTAAGVVQVWLQRMPADPAAMSFMNTMEQLALFFWLRLGAGVVFLAGLVCYLLSFRQRGSVVSQQAMAGA; this is translated from the coding sequence ATGAACGCCGCTAATCCGCATCTCAAGTTCGCCTCGCAAGCCGTTGCGAAGCCCTATTTCGTGTTCGCCCTCATCCTGTTCGTAGGGCAGATCCTGTTTGGTCTGGTAATGGGCCTGCAGTACGTGGTGGGCGATTTCCTGTTTCCCGTCATTCCGTTCAACGTCGCGCGCATGGTGCACACCAACCTGCTCATCGTGTGGCTGTTGTTCGGCTTCATGGGTGCAGCCTACTACCTCATTCCCGAAGAAGCCGACCGCGAGCTGCACAGCCCGAAACTGGCGCTAGCGCTGTTCTGGATATTCGCTGTGGCCGGCGTGCTGACCATCCTCGGCTATCTGTTGCTGCCCTATGCCGGGCTGGCTGCGCTCACGGGCAACGACGTGCTGCCCACCATGGGGCGCGAGTTCCTCGAACAGCCCACCATTACCAAGGCGGGCATCGTGGTGGTGGCCCTGGGCTTCCTGTACAACATCGGCATGACCCTGCTCAAGGGCCGCAAGACCGCCATCAGCATGGTCATGATGACCGGCCTGATCGGCCTGGCGGTGCTGTTCCTGTTCTCGTTCTACAACCCCGAGAACCTGGCGCGCGACAAGTACTACTGGTGGTGGGTGGTGCACCTGTGGGTCGAAGGCGTGTGGGAACTGATCATGGGTTCCATGCTGGCCTTCGTACTCATCAAGATCACCGGCGTCGACCGCGAGGTCGTCGAGAAGTGGCTGTACGTCATCATTGGCATGGCGCTGATCACTGGCATCATCGGCACCGGCCACCACTACTTCTGGATCGGCGCGCCCGGCGTGTGGCTGTGGCTGGGTTCGATTTTCTCGGCCCTGGAACCGCTGCCGTTCTTCGCCATGGTGCTGTTCGCCTGGAACATGATGAACCGTCGCCGCCGGCAGCACCCCAACCGCGCCGCCTCGTACTGGGCCATTGGCACCACGGTCACGGCGTTCCTGGGTGCGGGCGTGTGGGGCTTCCTGCACACCCTGGCGCCGGTGAACTACTACACCCACGGCACGCAAATCACCGCGGCCCACGGCCACCTGGCGTTCTACGGCGCCTACGTCATGATCGTGCTTACCATGATCTCGTACGCCATGCCGCGCCTGCGCGGCGTCGGCGAGGCGCCGCCCGCCTGCGCGCAGCGAATGGAACTGTGGGGTTTCTGGTTAATGACCATCTCGATGCTGGCCATTACCCTGCTGCTCACCGCGGCCGGCGTGGTGCAGGTGTGGCTGCAGCGCATGCCCGCCGATCCCGCCGCCATGTCGTTCATGAACACCATGGAGCAACTGGCGCTGTTCTTCTGGCTGCGCCTGGGGGCCGGGGTGGTGTTCCTGGCGGGGCTGGTCTGCTATCTGCTCAGCTTCCGCCAGCGTGGCAGTGTGGTCAGCCAGCAGGCCATGGCCGGCGCCTGA
- a CDS encoding cytochrome C oxidase subunit IV family protein: MSETVRLLCYWIGLVLLTAATVSVAGGISPPWPQLCVTALAVAKAWLIIDGFMELRHAPRAWRALLLAWPVAMAAGVLLALRQAGY, encoded by the coding sequence ATGAGCGAAACCGTGCGCTTGCTGTGCTACTGGATCGGCCTGGTGCTGCTGACGGCGGCCACCGTCAGCGTTGCCGGCGGCATATCGCCGCCTTGGCCGCAGCTATGTGTGACCGCCCTGGCCGTAGCCAAGGCGTGGCTGATTATCGACGGCTTCATGGAGCTTCGCCATGCTCCGCGCGCGTGGCGCGCGCTGCTGCTGGCCTGGCCGGTCGCCATGGCGGCGGGCGTGCTGTTGGCCTTGCGGCAGGCCGGATATTGA
- a CDS encoding VWA domain-containing protein: MGFELEEWVGGLWHRFITRQASHEFPDARVLLADMQRSLAVLFRAMGGAGGIALETADPRALTLRRNLLQHIAGAGRYGALAWRDADTLRLPGQLAAYPEAPLNAELYRWLALLAGQADRMRHWGHDNQRWTQALLQRYPALRPRYRRLVEAHLRLRPDPSALRRDEAALEHAVRQALHEPGSIAEFPRAERAPWPVPMWLYPPQHAGQPQAAELDDEPGAQQPAANARASVRKRAKRVDDHSGKDGLLLIRLENLFSWSEHVDLDRRGDDSENPDAARVAEDLDELAMSRRRTRQSGGLKLDLDLPPADADDLPLGGPLVLPEWDYRRQRLQDNFVRVQMMSPRLSEPAALPARLAPLARRLRRQFEHLRSDRQWLRQQPMGAELDMQAWIDFQVERRHGHCAERGWFLERRQTRRDLACLLLADLSMSTDAHLDDEHRVIDVIGDSLLLFGEALSAVGDPFALYGFSSLRRQQVRMLELKTFRQRYGDETRGRIQALRPGYYTRMGAALRQATRLLAANPRRRKLLLLVTDGKPNDLDRYEGRYGVEDTRQAVIEARREGVLPFCITIDREAGSYLPYMFGAHGYTLIRQPQQLPYRLPQLYRQLTQP; this comes from the coding sequence TTGGGCTTCGAGTTGGAAGAATGGGTGGGCGGGCTGTGGCACCGCTTCATCACGCGCCAGGCCAGCCATGAGTTTCCCGACGCGCGCGTGCTGTTGGCCGACATGCAGCGCAGCCTGGCGGTGCTGTTTCGCGCCATGGGCGGCGCCGGCGGCATTGCGCTTGAAACCGCCGATCCGCGCGCTCTGACGCTGCGGCGCAATCTGCTGCAGCACATTGCGGGCGCGGGCCGATATGGCGCGCTGGCTTGGCGCGATGCCGACACGCTGCGCTTGCCGGGCCAACTGGCCGCTTACCCAGAGGCCCCGCTCAACGCCGAGCTGTATCGGTGGCTGGCGCTGCTGGCCGGGCAGGCGGATCGCATGCGGCATTGGGGGCACGACAACCAGCGCTGGACGCAGGCCTTGCTGCAGCGTTACCCGGCGTTGCGCCCGCGTTATCGGCGCCTGGTCGAGGCGCACCTGCGCCTGCGGCCCGACCCGTCGGCGTTAAGGCGCGACGAAGCCGCGCTCGAGCACGCCGTGCGGCAGGCCCTGCACGAGCCGGGCAGCATCGCCGAGTTTCCACGCGCCGAGCGCGCTCCGTGGCCGGTGCCGATGTGGTTGTACCCGCCCCAGCATGCCGGCCAGCCACAGGCCGCCGAACTGGACGACGAACCCGGCGCACAGCAGCCCGCCGCTAATGCACGCGCCTCGGTGCGCAAGCGGGCCAAGCGCGTCGACGACCATTCCGGCAAAGACGGGCTGCTGCTGATACGCCTGGAAAACCTGTTCAGCTGGTCCGAGCACGTAGACCTCGACCGGCGCGGCGACGACAGCGAAAACCCCGATGCCGCGCGCGTGGCCGAAGACCTGGACGAATTGGCGATGTCGCGCCGGCGCACGCGCCAGAGCGGTGGCCTTAAGCTCGACCTAGACCTGCCGCCCGCCGATGCCGACGACCTGCCGCTGGGCGGCCCATTGGTGCTGCCCGAGTGGGATTACCGCCGCCAGCGCCTGCAAGACAATTTCGTGCGGGTGCAGATGATGTCGCCGCGCCTGTCCGAGCCGGCCGCGCTGCCAGCCCGCCTGGCGCCGCTGGCGCGGCGTCTGCGCCGACAGTTCGAGCACTTGCGCAGCGACCGCCAGTGGCTGCGCCAGCAGCCAATGGGCGCCGAACTGGACATGCAAGCCTGGATCGATTTCCAGGTGGAGCGCCGCCATGGGCATTGCGCCGAACGAGGGTGGTTTCTGGAACGCCGGCAAACCCGGCGCGATCTGGCCTGTCTGCTGCTGGCCGACCTGTCGATGTCCACGGACGCCCATCTCGATGACGAACACCGTGTCATCGACGTTATCGGCGACAGCCTGCTGCTGTTCGGCGAGGCGCTGTCGGCGGTGGGCGACCCGTTCGCCCTGTACGGGTTTTCGTCGCTGCGCCGGCAACAGGTGCGCATGCTGGAACTTAAAACCTTCCGCCAGCGCTATGGCGATGAAACGCGTGGCCGTATCCAGGCGCTGCGGCCCGGCTACTACACGCGCATGGGTGCGGCGCTGCGGCAAGCCACGCGGCTGCTGGCGGCCAATCCGCGCCGTCGCAAGCTGCTATTGCTGGTAACCGACGGCAAACCCAACGACCTGGACCGCTACGAAGGCCGCTACGGCGTCGAAGACACCCGCCAGGCCGTGATCGAGGCCCGCCGTGAGGGGGTGCTGCCGTTTTGCATCACCATTGACCGCGAGGCGGGCAGCTATCTGCCTTATATGTTCGGCGCGCACGGGTACACGCTGATTCGCCAGCCGCAGCAGCTGCCGTATCGGCTGCCCCAGCTGTACCGCCAGCTGACTCAACCGTAG
- a CDS encoding c-type cytochrome, whose product MARHRYIATHLAGMLAACAVAGAAHADPDMLRQRQLEHLLRQDCGSCHGLRLTGGLGPPLTREALAGKPRELLIATITLGRPGTPMPNWDALLDTQDIAWLADRLLQGNPPP is encoded by the coding sequence ATGGCGCGCCACCGCTATATCGCAACCCACCTGGCCGGCATGCTGGCGGCCTGTGCCGTGGCGGGCGCGGCCCACGCCGACCCAGACATGCTGCGGCAGCGCCAGCTCGAACACCTGCTGCGGCAAGACTGCGGCTCGTGCCACGGCCTGCGCCTGACCGGCGGCCTGGGGCCGCCGTTGACGCGCGAGGCGCTGGCCGGCAAGCCGCGCGAGCTGCTCATCGCCACCATTACCCTTGGCCGCCCGGGCACTCCCATGCCCAACTGGGATGCCCTGCTCGACACGCAAGACATCGCCTGGCTGGCCGACCGTCTCCTGCAAGGAAACCCTCCCCCATGA
- a CDS encoding NapC/NirT family cytochrome c, translated as MTQTNGKKGFLARLRRPSATHSVGLLLLAGIVLGIVFWGGFNTALEATNTEAFCISCHEMRDNVYPEYKETIHYSNRTGVRATCPDCHVPKDWTYKMIRKVQASKELWGKLVGTIDTREKFEAKRLELARHEWRRMKASDSRECRNCHSLESMNSDVQKQRARKQHAMAAEDNMTCIDCHKGIAHHKPQGMTDEDEE; from the coding sequence ATGACACAAACCAACGGCAAGAAAGGTTTCCTAGCACGGTTGCGGCGTCCCAGCGCAACCCACTCAGTCGGCTTGCTGCTGCTGGCGGGCATAGTACTGGGCATCGTGTTCTGGGGCGGCTTCAACACTGCCCTGGAAGCCACCAACACCGAGGCGTTCTGCATTTCGTGCCACGAGATGCGCGATAACGTCTATCCCGAATACAAAGAAACCATCCATTACAGCAATCGCACGGGCGTGCGCGCCACCTGCCCCGATTGCCACGTCCCCAAAGACTGGACCTACAAAATGATCCGCAAGGTCCAGGCATCCAAAGAACTGTGGGGCAAGCTGGTCGGCACCATCGACACACGTGAAAAGTTCGAAGCCAAGCGGCTCGAACTGGCGCGCCACGAATGGCGGCGCATGAAGGCATCCGATTCCCGGGAGTGCCGCAACTGCCATAGCCTGGAAAGCATGAACAGCGACGTACAGAAGCAGCGCGCGCGCAAGCAGCATGCCATGGCCGCCGAAGACAACATGACCTGCATCGACTGCCACAAAGGTATCGCGCACCACAAGCCTCAGGGCATGACCGACGAAGACGAAGAATAG
- a CDS encoding Crp/Fnr family transcriptional regulator — protein MQLHRVHHQILRSHHLFEPLSEAQLDTLLETARLLNVDKGEKLFHQGEPAHAFYFVIAGTVKIYRLTPDGQEKVFDVIGARQTFAEAMMLMDTPDYVASAQAIAPSQLYRFSNNTYMELLQNNSKLTFALLGKLCIRLHQRINEIETLSLKNATHRVVRYLLTQLARRPDSNSFELPMAKRLVAGHLSIQPETFSRIIRRLIDEGIITQQGHHICVLNSQRLELFE, from the coding sequence CGTCCATCATCAGATCCTGCGCAGCCACCACCTGTTCGAACCCCTGAGCGAAGCGCAGCTCGACACCCTGCTGGAAACGGCCCGGCTGCTCAACGTCGACAAGGGTGAAAAGCTGTTCCATCAGGGCGAACCTGCCCATGCTTTCTATTTCGTGATCGCCGGCACGGTGAAAATCTATCGCCTGACGCCGGACGGCCAGGAAAAAGTATTTGACGTCATCGGCGCCCGCCAGACCTTCGCCGAAGCCATGATGCTGATGGACACCCCCGATTACGTCGCGTCGGCGCAGGCCATCGCGCCTTCGCAGCTGTACCGGTTTTCCAACAATACTTATATGGAACTGCTGCAGAACAACAGCAAACTGACGTTCGCCCTGCTGGGCAAGCTGTGCATACGGCTGCACCAGCGCATCAATGAAATCGAGACCCTGTCGCTAAAGAACGCCACCCACCGCGTAGTGCGCTACTTGTTGACGCAGCTGGCGCGCCGCCCCGACAGCAACAGTTTCGAGTTGCCCATGGCCAAGCGGCTGGTGGCCGGCCACCTGTCGATCCAGCCCGAAACCTTCTCGCGCATCATCCGCCGCCTGATCGACGAAGGCATCATCACCCAGCAGGGCCATCACATCTGTGTGCTGAACAGCCAGCGCCTGGAACTTTTCGAGTAA
- a CDS encoding CbbQ/NirQ/NorQ/GpvN family protein: protein MTQLAAGLAGPAPDAPYYQSLGNEEQLFELAWRHGMPVLVKGPTGCGKTRFVQHMAHRLGLPLYTVACHDDLSSTDLVGRHLIGTDGTWWQDGPLTRAVREGGICYLDEIVEARQDTAVVLHPLADDRRELYIERTGETLQAPPGFMLVVSYNPGYQNLLKGMKPSTRQRFVALRFGYPPPAEERAIVAAEAQVDEALAARVVELGQALRRLENHDLEEVASTRLLIFAARMIRSGMPAREACLACLAEPLSDDPQTVAALMDVVDVHFA, encoded by the coding sequence ATGACCCAACTCGCGGCCGGCCTGGCAGGCCCGGCGCCCGATGCGCCCTATTACCAGTCCCTGGGCAACGAGGAGCAATTGTTCGAGCTGGCATGGCGGCACGGCATGCCCGTGCTGGTAAAAGGCCCCACGGGCTGCGGCAAGACGCGCTTCGTACAGCACATGGCGCACCGCCTGGGCCTGCCGCTGTATACCGTGGCGTGCCATGATGACCTCAGTTCCACCGACCTGGTTGGGCGCCACCTGATCGGGACCGACGGCACATGGTGGCAAGACGGCCCGCTGACGCGGGCGGTGCGTGAAGGCGGCATCTGCTATCTGGACGAAATTGTCGAGGCGCGCCAGGACACCGCGGTGGTGTTGCACCCCCTGGCCGACGATCGCCGCGAGCTGTATATCGAGCGTACGGGCGAGACACTACAGGCGCCGCCTGGCTTCATGCTGGTGGTGTCGTACAACCCCGGCTACCAGAACCTGCTCAAAGGCATGAAGCCCAGCACGCGCCAGCGCTTCGTGGCCTTGCGCTTCGGGTATCCGCCGCCGGCCGAAGAGCGCGCTATCGTCGCTGCCGAGGCGCAGGTCGACGAGGCCCTGGCGGCCCGGGTGGTAGAGTTGGGCCAGGCGCTGCGCCGGCTTGAGAACCACGACCTCGAAGAGGTTGCCTCGACCCGTCTGCTGATCTTCGCCGCACGCATGATCCGCAGCGGCATGCCGGCGCGCGAAGCCTGCCTGGCCTGCCTGGCCGAGCCGTTGTCCGACGACCCCCAGACGGTGGCCGCCTTGATGGACGTGGTCGATGTCCATTTCGCTTGA
- a CDS encoding cytochrome D1 domain-containing protein — MIRPKKTLLAGLIASASLLGAASVHAEAPAMTDAEKETAKQIYFERCAGCHGVLRKGATGKNLEPHWAKTDASGAKTEGGTLQLGTKRLENIIAYGTEGGMVNYDDILTEQEINLMARYIQQTPDVPPEFSLQDMKDSWKLIVPVSERPKKQLNKVNLKNVFAITLRDAGKLALVDGDNHKIWKILDTGYAVHISRLSASGRYVYTVGRDGLTTIIDMWFEEPTTVATVRLGSDARSVDVSKFKGYEDKYLIGGTYWPPQYSIMDGETLEPIKIVSTRGQTVDGEYHPEPRVASIVASLQKPEWVVNVKETGQILLVDYTDLKNLKTTTIESAKFLHDGGWDASGRYFMVAANASNKVAAVDTKTGKLAALVDTAKIPHPGRGANFVHKQFGPVWATGHLGDEVVSLISTASDKSEHAKFKQHNWKVVQELKMPGAGNLFVKTHPKSKHFWADAPMNPEREVAESVYVFNLDDLSKPPTRLNVAKDSGLPESKAIRRAVQPEYNEAGDEVWISLWGGKTDQSAIVIYDDKTLKLKRVITDPAVVTPTGKFNVYNTMHDVY; from the coding sequence ATGATCCGTCCGAAAAAAACCCTGCTGGCAGGCCTCATCGCCAGCGCATCGTTGCTGGGCGCGGCCAGCGTCCACGCCGAAGCGCCGGCCATGACAGACGCCGAGAAAGAAACTGCCAAGCAAATCTACTTTGAGCGCTGCGCCGGCTGTCACGGCGTGCTGCGCAAGGGCGCCACGGGCAAGAACCTCGAACCCCACTGGGCCAAGACCGACGCCAGCGGCGCCAAGACCGAAGGCGGCACGCTGCAGCTGGGTACCAAGCGGCTGGAAAACATCATCGCCTACGGCACCGAAGGCGGCATGGTCAACTATGACGATATCCTGACCGAACAGGAAATCAACCTGATGGCGCGCTACATCCAGCAGACTCCCGACGTACCGCCGGAGTTCTCGCTGCAAGACATGAAAGACAGCTGGAAGCTCATCGTTCCGGTGTCCGAGCGCCCCAAGAAGCAGCTCAACAAGGTCAACCTCAAGAACGTTTTCGCCATCACGCTGCGCGACGCGGGCAAGCTGGCGCTTGTCGACGGCGACAACCACAAGATCTGGAAGATCCTCGACACCGGCTACGCGGTGCACATCTCGCGCCTGTCGGCATCCGGCCGCTATGTGTACACCGTGGGCCGCGACGGCCTCACCACCATCATCGACATGTGGTTCGAAGAGCCCACCACCGTGGCCACGGTGCGCCTGGGTTCCGACGCGCGCTCGGTCGACGTGTCCAAGTTCAAGGGCTACGAAGACAAATACCTGATCGGCGGCACGTACTGGCCGCCTCAGTATTCCATCATGGACGGTGAAACGCTCGAGCCCATCAAGATCGTATCGACGCGCGGCCAGACGGTCGACGGCGAATACCATCCTGAACCGCGTGTCGCCTCCATCGTGGCCTCGCTGCAAAAACCCGAATGGGTGGTCAACGTAAAGGAAACCGGCCAGATCCTGCTGGTGGACTACACCGACCTGAAAAACCTGAAAACCACCACCATCGAGTCGGCGAAGTTCCTGCACGACGGCGGCTGGGACGCCTCGGGCCGTTATTTCATGGTGGCAGCCAACGCCTCGAACAAGGTGGCCGCGGTCGACACCAAGACTGGCAAGCTCGCGGCCCTGGTCGACACCGCCAAGATTCCCCACCCGGGCCGTGGCGCCAACTTCGTGCACAAGCAGTTCGGTCCGGTCTGGGCCACCGGCCACCTGGGCGACGAAGTGGTGTCGCTGATCTCCACCGCGTCTGACAAATCCGAGCACGCCAAATTCAAGCAGCACAACTGGAAGGTCGTGCAAGAGCTGAAGATGCCGGGCGCGGGCAACCTGTTCGTCAAGACGCACCCGAAGTCCAAGCACTTCTGGGCCGACGCGCCCATGAACCCCGAGCGCGAAGTCGCCGAATCGGTCTACGTGTTCAACCTCGACGACCTGTCCAAGCCGCCTACCCGGCTCAATGTGGCCAAGGATTCGGGCCTGCCCGAAAGCAAGGCCATCCGGCGCGCGGTGCAGCCCGAATACAACGAGGCAGGCGACGAAGTCTGGATCTCGCTGTGGGGCGGCAAGACCGACCAATCCGCCATCGTGATCTACGACGACAAGACCCTCAAACTCAAGCGCGTCATCACTGATCCGGCCGTGGTCACGCCCACTGGCAAGTTCAACGTCTACAACACCATGCACGACGTCTACTGA
- a CDS encoding cytochrome c oxidase subunit 3, protein MSISLDAGLPAARRLPGDLAMWFFILAELAVFGILILAFVVAQALQPEPFQTGRQALDSSTGLALTLSLLTAGWCAAQALARARQGRGGAALLLCAALAAASCYVAFKLTEYRHLVHLGLGLEHDTFFTLYWILTGFHFLHVLLGMLILAWLAWRCRAGAYGPGRSAGMESGVLYWHMIDLVWVLLFPVVYLLGAA, encoded by the coding sequence ATGTCCATTTCGCTTGATGCCGGCCTGCCAGCCGCGCGCCGCTTGCCCGGCGACCTGGCGATGTGGTTTTTCATCCTGGCCGAGCTGGCGGTGTTCGGCATTCTGATCCTTGCCTTTGTGGTGGCCCAGGCACTGCAGCCCGAGCCCTTTCAGACCGGCCGCCAGGCGCTGGATTCCTCGACCGGGCTGGCCCTGACGCTGAGCCTGCTGACCGCCGGCTGGTGCGCGGCCCAGGCGCTCGCCAGAGCACGGCAGGGCCGCGGCGGCGCGGCCTTGCTGCTGTGCGCGGCGCTGGCCGCGGCGTCGTGCTATGTGGCGTTCAAGCTTACCGAGTACCGCCACCTGGTCCATCTCGGCCTGGGACTGGAGCACGACACCTTCTTCACGCTGTACTGGATACTGACCGGCTTTCATTTCCTGCACGTGCTGCTCGGCATGCTGATACTGGCGTGGCTGGCGTGGCGCTGCCGGGCCGGCGCGTACGGGCCGGGGCGCAGCGCCGGCATGGAGTCGGGCGTGCTGTATTGGCACATGATCGACCTGGTGTGGGTGTTGCTGTTTCCCGTGGTCTACCTGCTGGGGGCGGCATGA
- a CDS encoding c-type cytochrome, which translates to MPETFTKGMARNIYFGGSVFFILIFLALTFHTEKQFPERTNEAQMTEAVVRGKLVWEQNNCVGCHTILGEGAYFAPELGNVYERRGGDQDFHSFLRAWMSAQPLGVPGRRAMPQFHLSDRQVDDLAEFLKWTSKINNYNWPPNREG; encoded by the coding sequence ATGCCGGAAACTTTTACCAAAGGCATGGCCAGGAATATCTACTTCGGTGGAAGCGTGTTCTTCATCTTGATATTCCTGGCCCTGACTTTCCATACCGAAAAACAATTTCCCGAACGCACCAACGAAGCCCAGATGACCGAAGCCGTGGTGCGCGGCAAGCTGGTCTGGGAACAAAACAACTGTGTGGGCTGCCACACCATCCTGGGTGAGGGCGCCTACTTCGCCCCCGAGCTGGGCAACGTGTACGAACGCCGTGGTGGCGATCAGGACTTCCATTCATTCCTGCGCGCCTGGATGAGCGCCCAGCCACTGGGCGTGCCGGGGCGCCGTGCCATGCCGCAATTCCATCTGTCCGATCGGCAGGTCGACGACTTGGCCGAGTTCCTGAAATGGACCTCGAAAATCAACAACTACAACTGGCCTCCCAACCGTGAGGGCTGA